The nucleotide window TGCTCCCCGAAGCCAAGAGCTGCCTATAAAACGACTCGCTCTCAACAATACCCCCGCGAGCTGGGTTGCGGAAAAGGTTCCGCCAAAGTGGTGGGATCGTATCCCTTTGCGAGTCTATCGGGATCAGGGACAATCAATCCGAAGGAACAGTGATCCAATGCGGAGATAGTCATTGATTGGTCTGGCTCATATCTTATTCTATTTAATTGCTGACCGTAATTATAACTGTACGAGTAATTGCGTCTTTGCTTGCTGTCCACAGATTATCATATGTACCATCGCCCGCACTACGAATTCTTCGGACGGACAGTAACCTGCTGATATCCTTGATTGCTCGTGGACAAATTTGGGCATGTTGAATGTGTCGCCCAAAGATTGACCACTTGTGTTTCAAATGATAGAAAAGAGCTGATCATATTTATCTTCTTATCGGTGACAGCCGTGCCTTGCGAAATCTTATCACATGTcattgtcatcatcattttccatcatctttccaGTTCTTTGAGAACTACTATCATTGTGCGGCAAGGACAAGTATTCCTAAAACCTTGACCTCTCTAGAAGAACAGTAGATGTCCGTCATTGGTTCTGGTAATTATAAAATACATCCCATGGCGTTCTAGGAATTATTGAATGCAACATGCGCTGAAAAGATGTGAACGCAGGCCATCgaccatgatgatggcacTGCTACTACTACTATTTGTCCATAGACGATCACCATCATTCGTCTTTTAATAACTGACTAGTAACCTTACTTCGTGCTCTCAATTTTTTCCCGTAAAACACTAGTAATATGGGGGCAGCGGACAGAAACATTGCTATGCTCGCTACAAGAGTTGAAGCTTGAGGATAGCCGAGGTTCACATACTACAGTCACGATTTCCGTCAGTATATCATAGCTTCAAAATCTCTATTTAGAAAACACGCACCAATTGATGGGCAAAAAGCGGGAAAATACCTGAGGCAATGTTTCGGCAAAAACTCTGAGCAGCCTGCGCTGATGAGGAATATATTTCATACGCATCCGCCAAGTATGTGCTTTTCGCCATCCAATTTTCGTCAACATGAAGCGTCCCTAAAAATGCACAAATAAAACTCAAAACTCACAAAACACCACTGTACATCGCAAACACTCCCCAATTCATGAACACCAACGCCACGCCAGGTACTGCCCAGTGCACGACGCCCGCCTGTCCCGTCCATGCATATACGTACAGCGCGAAGGGAAACAGAAGACCGCCGTACGCTGCCCAATAGAGACGGACTTCGGGAGGTGCTTTGCCGTTGTGCTTGGAACAGGCGCGGCGATAGAGGTATTCTTGGTGGTTTTGGGAGATCAAACCAAGGACGGCTCCAATGGCCATGGACCTAAGAGTATAATGTCAGTGAACTAAAATGATGCGAAAACTAGCGGAACGTTACACTTACGCCTGAAAACTGCCAGCTTGGGCAGCGTTGAAACCGTAAGACTCAAAGACCAGGAGAATAGAGCTCTGACTCAAGAAAATGCATGCCCAAGCAAAACCGATCCAGGCAGAAAGGGCAGAGACGATGGGTTCTGTCACCAAATACTCTGCCACGCCGTTAGCACTGCTTCTAAAATCTCTATAGTCTCGTAGACAGGCGGATAAATACTCACGCAAAGGTCTGATGAGAGACACTTTAATTAAAGTAAGCATATCCGTCTTCTCCAAGTCAGCTGCAGCGATGTGCTTGACACCCGTCTCTTTCGTCATCGCCTTCGCACGCCAAGATAGTAAAACATCGGCTCGTGTCTCAcgcatgaagaagatgttgaagacGATGGAAGCGGTGGCAATAATAGCTTGGACCTGAATCATTCGTTGGTGAGCCAAAAGGGCGGGATGAGAAGAGTCGAAGACAATGACAATGACTTACACCATATGCCCATTGAAGAGAAAGTCCCTGTCCTGACCATCCGATGAAGCACACACCAAGACCCTAGTCCGGCGTTAGTAAACCTAGGAAACGGGATCTCATCGTACAACTCACCTGCCCACAAAAGATTGATAGACTAAAGAGGGACATGGGGAATCCTCGATCGGCCGGGGAGAACAAGTCGGCGACAGTACCGCCTACCATAGAATTGGACACGGACATCCCAATACCTTGCTGCAGTGGTTTATATCAGCATACATGTACCTTTATTGTAAGCGCCGAAACATGAAGTGGGACGCACGAAAAACCGTGATACGAGGAAACCGCCAACATTCTTGTTGTTCCATATCTGAGGGACAAAGAGTACCGCCGTGCTGCAGCATCTGTAAATAAAAAATCGCAACGATCCAAGCGATAATGGACTTACATGACGGATGTGACTTGATATACCATATTCCGACCAAGCTACATGTCCCTGTAAATCTTTACACTAGGCGCTGGGGAAGAAATTTGGACTTACACTTTCACTCAAAGGTGCTAATATTAAAGGAGCAACAGCAAGTGCAATCATTGGTAATGTAATTGACAGGACCCAGACTTCTCTTGATATTTCGTAGTACGGCACACCCCAAGTGCCGAGGACAGCACAGGAGGCAAGGTTGGAAGCGGCGATGAAACCAGCGATGTTAGCGGCAGTGAGAATGATGTATTTTCTTTGAGAGGAGTAGTTGACTGGATTCTGAACAGGGCATATAGTATTAGTCAATGAGTATAAACGGCAGACAGCTTGATCAAGACTTACATCGGGATCGTCGGGTAACCAATCAATGACCACTACTTCTTCATGCCCTTTCTCTCCCCCCATATTTAAACGCTCCCTAGCCTCCATGACCTTCTCACTTCCACAATTCGTGGCAACGCCATGTAATGACACATGTCTTCTAAGCTCATTTTGAAGTTCTGCCGTCTGCCCACTTGTGCGTCTTGATAAAGAATTGGAGTTGGCACGAGTATGTCTATCTGTTGCTGGTCTGTATAGAGGTACTAGATGATCTGAGACGATAGATTGTGGCGTGGAGGGGCTCGAGGgtcgagaagatggcgacGATCGCTCTTTTTGAAGATCCGGAGTCATTTTCGACCCCGCCTTAAGAGGATCGCCTCGTTCCATCGGTGTATTGGCGGCAGTTGAGCCTTCTAAGCTGTGGATAGTAAGGCTAGACGATGTCTTCTGAGACATATTAATGGCagtggaaggagaaggtgaagcGTTGTAGACGAAGAGATGAGTTCTTCAGCTGGAGCTGATGGATAGTTCTTGATTCGGGACAATACTACGACGAAAGAATGGCCCGGTATTGAATGGCGTGCGATCCCCGTGTTCCGAATTGATTTCGTCGACCTTTAGTTCGTTCTTCAAGGCCCTGGAGGATAGAACCGGATGTATATGCTCATGTACCTGGATTGGAGGTATACCGTCTTTGTAGGGAACGACAACTTGTGCATGTAAAATCTGCAATCGATGCAAGAGACAGACCTGATTCCAGCGAAAAATGCATAAGAGCTCGCTAGTAACTCTGCCTTATTCTCGGCAATCGGTAAAGCTCAAATTTGGCCGCCTCCTAAAAAATAAAGGATTCCTTTCGGCTATATCCGAGGCTCTCATCTCGGTTTCGGCAAAGCGGCAGGGTCCTATCCGCCTGTATACGCTTCTTGCATTCTCGACTCGACAGTGGGGCTGTTCCGTCAGATCTCGCTACACATTTGAACTGGGTGTATCATATAATACATGAGAGCATGAGAAGACTCGACGTTATAAGCCCAATGTACCTCGTCAGATCAACTGAAACTATGATACGGCGGATCCGGGCCCCATGTTATTTAGTTATTTTAGTTGTTAGGTCTGTAGAAAAAACGCATAGTCCTCGTCATTTTCCATCATTGCTTCATACCGTACGTGTTTTGTTATCGGTGAAAGATCATTTTCCATTTAAGATCTCAATGCTCAAAGGTAAGGGAAGTCGAAAGCCAAGGTATATTGCATGTGGATATCCAAAAAGATCTCTTCAAATTAATCTCTTCACATCTTAACAACCAACTGCTTATGTCACAGTCACGTTCAACTTGATACCCATACAGGCCATCTCCGCACAGAGCTATGAGATAAAATCAGTCATTGCAAGAATAAGGATGATCAGTATGTAGAGATACTCACGTATCGGAAGACATCTGACATTggcaagaacaagaagtgAATGACGGTAAGCGGTGCGCCATTGGTTATTAAATTGACACTCACAAGGAACCGGGACGacatccatccttcccttcttctctccaccacGCATGACAACACCAACACCCTTctctttgctcttctcctctgcaTGCTCATGCTTATGCTCATCACAAATCCTACAGTACTCCTGCATACCCTGACCGCCACCAACTTCTTCGAAACCGAGCGATACGAGTGAACCACAGTTCCTGCAGACCCAAGCAGTGGAGTAGTCGGAACAGTTCATGAGTCGGTCTTgcaacaagaaggaagtaCCGTGCGCGATAAGAGCATCTCGTTCCATTTCACCGAATCGAATACCACCAGCACGTTTTCGGCCCtgcaaagaaaaaatgtCTTTGGTCAGTAACTGACTACATCAAAAAGTATTGGGAACGACGAGAACTTGCCTTGACAGGTTGTCTAGTAAGAGGATCAACTGGACCGGTTGTTCTAACCTGGAACTTGTCGTTCACCATGTGCCTCAAACGTTGGTAATAGACAAGACCAAGGTAGATGTCGGCATGGAATTCTTCACCAGTGATACCAGAGTACATGGGTTCATTACCGTAGTAATTGTAACCAGCAGCTCGGAGCTGCTCGCCAAAGTAGTCAACAGGTCGGTCCTTGTCAGAGAACCTAATATCTCGTCAGCCCCTTTGCAATATGATAGGGAAAAAGACTGGAGACTTACTTGAAAGGAGTAGCGTCCTGGGCAACACCGTGCAAAGCCCCCGCCTTACCGGCCATACTCTCGACAAACATACCGATAGTCATTCGCGAGGGGAAAGCGTGAGGGTTGATAATAACATCTGGCTGCATACCGCTCTCGCTGAACGGCATATCGATCGCAGGGAACTTTTGGGAACATACACCCTTCTGACCGTGTCGGGAAGAGAACTTGTCACCAATGACGGGGGAACGGGGGATACGGAGTTTGATGTGGATTTTCTGGAGCTCGGCATCACCAGCATCGGAACCGAGGACACGAACTTCGTCGATGAAGGCAGTTTCATCACCCTTGTACTTGTGGAACTTGGTTCGACCGGTGGTGTCGTCAATATAGGCACACAGAGGATCACCAGTCTTGACCTTGGTACCAATGATGGGCAAACCGTCCTGGCTGATAATGTTCCTCGCATCATGGTCCTCCTTGACATCCCTACCGAGACCAAAATGCAAAGTAGGCTTGGCACTTCGGCTCGCTCCGGGCACACCCTTCAAGTCAAAGATATCGGCCTTGTAGACTGTACCGTAACCGAAACCTCGTTCGTGGGCAGACTTGTTCAAGATCATCGCGTCTTCCATGTCATAACCAGTGTAAGAAATGACAGCAACTATGGCGTTGGTACCGTTGGGGAAGTTGTCGAAACCGTAATGGTTGTGAAGATCGGGACGAACAACAGGGGTCTGACCAGATTGGAGTCGGTACATCTTGTTGTCGGTACGCTTGCTGATAGCTGTTGAAGGAGTACCCATCGACTGTTTACCCATTTGGCACTACTTATGTATTAGCATTATCTTTTCAAGAATGACACCATTGGCGACCTACCTGGTACATGTTTCGGGGGCTCTGGTTGAAGTCAGAGAAGGGAGTTAAGTTGGCAATAACTGATAACATGCTAGTGGGGTCCAGCTCCACGTGAGAGGAAACACCCTTTTCgatctcctccttggtAATCGCCACATCCATGTACACTTGTTCAAACGAACCCAAGTGGTCAAGCTTGCCATTCTCAAGGTAAGTCACAGGGCGCATCATTCGACTCctgctggagaagagataaaGACCGGGGTACTGTCCACCCTTAGTAACGGGGACGTAACCGATCTCGAGATCAAGAGGCACCTTGGAGTCTACCTCGGTTTTGAGCTTTCGAAGCCTATTGGCGAGCTGTTTGGCCTTCATGGGGGAAGCATAACCGATAACTTTACCATCAAGCTGGATGCAGACCATGCGACGACCGTCGATAGAAGAAGCGAACACTTGGGTCATACCTTGGGCCGAAAGGAGAGCAGGGATGTGTGAAACGTCAAGGGATGAAGTGACAATTTGACAGGTGTGCGACAAATGGTTCAAAAGACCACATGGCGAACCATCGGGGGTGTGTACGGGACACAGGAAACCTGTTGAAAATTAGTTGGGAAAATTCTGCCGGAAGCTTGACGAGAACGACCCACCCCATGATTCGGGCATCAACTTTCGCACAGTAGTCGTCTTCAATTCAGCAAAGAAAGCACCACGGTGGATACACCTAAAATGACTGAGATATCGGTAAAAGTTGAGCTTTTCGGCGACAATGGTAAAGCCAGATGTTTGTTGCAAGTCAAGACCG belongs to Cryptococcus neoformans var. grubii H99 chromosome 7, complete sequence and includes:
- a CDS encoding MFS transporter — protein: MSQKTSSSLTIHSLEGSTAANTPMERGDPLKAGSKMTPDLQKERSSPSSRPSSPSTPQSIVSDHLVPLYRPATDRHTRANSNSLSRRTSGQTAELQNELRRHVSLHGVATNCGSEKVMEARERLNMGGEKGHEEVVVIDWLPDDPDNPVNYSSQRKYIILTAANIAGFIAASNLASCAVLGTWGVPYYEISREVWVLSITLPMIALAVAPLILAPLSESLGRNMVYQVTSVITAVLFVPQIWNNKNVGGFLVSRFFQGIGMSVSNSMVGGTVADLFSPADRGFPMSLFSLSIFCGQGLGVCFIGWSGQGLSLQWAYGVQAIIATASIVFNIFFMRETRADVLLSWRAKAMTKETGVKHIAAADLEKTDMLTLIKVSLIRPLQYLVTEPIVSALSAWIGFAWACIFLSQSSILLVFESYGFNAAQAGSFQASMAIGAVLGLISQNHQEYLYRRACSKHNGKAPPEVRLYWAAYGGLLFPFALYVYAWTGQAGVVHWAVPGVALVFMNWGVFAMYSGVFTYLADAYEIYSSSAQAAQSFCRNIASGIFPLFAHQLYVNLGYPQASTLVASIAMFLSAAPILLVFYGKKLRARSKVTSQLLKDE
- a CDS encoding DNA-directed RNA polymerase I subunit RPA2 gives rise to the protein MVAAFDPLAPSQASSSTSPDNTTFHTLTRERQFRHPPLNASDVPALDELVAPHIKSFNALIEDEGNPGAKGLLQMGVEDIGEKVVFDGKGSEGGLGTKLSYRIDRVALSKPLVPEKDKLAVERRVFPTEARERLATYRSKLTVNIKWTVTDEDGNRKEFEEIKECGLLPVMVRSIRCNLQGLSATELIKHSEESTSFGGYFIVNGNEKIIRYLVVPRRHNPINLYRPSFAKRGASYTPYGCQIRCVRPDETACTNTIHYLSNGGATLRFAWRKVEYMIPLMLILKALVDASDKEIFEGLIQGEYDNTFLTDRVELLLRGQKSWGLHTGAQCLDYLGEKFRVVLNVPDDWSNVQVGGHLLRKVVLVHLPAPRDKFRMLLFMLRKLYSQVSGATCPDNPDSPQHHEVLLPGFLYGMIIKERFDDCLNAVKSQIQLDLRDGKARSFMDPKYFTSVLSKTNWDIGSKLSYFLATGNLVSPTGLDLQQTSGFTIVAEKLNFYRYLSHFRCIHRGAFFAELKTTTVRKLMPESWGFLCPVHTPDGSPCGLLNHLSHTCQIVTSSLDVSHIPALLSAQGMTQVFASSIDGRRMVCIQLDGKVIGYASPMKAKQLANRLRKLKTEVDSKVPLDLEIGYVPVTKGGQYPGLYLFSSRSRMMRPVTYLENGKLDHLGSFEQVYMDVAITKEEIEKGVSSHVELDPTSMLSVIANLTPFSDFNQSPRNMYQCQMGKQSMGTPSTAISKRTDNKMYRLQSGQTPVVRPDLHNHYGFDNFPNGTNAIVAVISYTGYDMEDAMILNKSAHERGFGYGTVYKADIFDLKGVPGASRSAKPTLHFGLGRDVKEDHDARNIISQDGLPIIGTKVKTGDPLCAYIDDTTGRTKFHKYKGDETAFIDEVRVLGSDAGDAELQKIHIKLRIPRSPVIGDKFSSRHGQKGVCSQKFPAIDMPFSESGMQPDVIINPHAFPSRMTIGMFVESMAGKAGALHGVAQDATPFKFSDKDRPVDYFGEQLRAAGYNYYGNEPMYSGITGEEFHADIYLGLVYYQRLRHMVNDKFQVRTTGPVDPLTRQPVKGRKRAGGIRFGEMERDALIAHGTSFLLQDRLMNCSDYSTAWVCRNCGSLVSLGFEEVGGGQGMQEYCRICDEHKHEHAEEKSKEKGVGVVMRGGEKKGRMDVVPVPYVFRYLCAEMACMGIKLNVTVT